CCTGAGAtgtgaaaatcacatttttggtGCACTATATTCAATTTATTTGTTAAATCTAAATCCATGCGATGTTCTACCATAGTAGCAATGtgacatataaaataaatgaggtAAGATCAGTGAGTCTTTGCATAGGGATGGAATATTTCAAAGGAAACAATTCTCCAATTTGCTGTCCAGCTGGGTCACTCTCCATCAGAGATCCGATTCTCCCGGTAAGGGCTTTTCTCCGGCTCCCTTCATTCACGGGCCACGCCTTTCAAGCAGCAGAGAAACCGGTTCTTGGGTAGCGGCACTTCCTCCATCTGCTCACTTACTGTCCATCAACCTTATCTGTGAGAGAAACAGAGATTGTTAAACCATTGAACATTGCTGTAGCTCCACTTGGCTGTACCTTTTGGGATGAACTTCAGTGAGCTGCTGAAGATTCAGAAGCGTGACAAGCCTTTGGATGGCCCATCATTTGCAAACTCATGACCCAGTCCATTTCCACATTTCCCACATAGCACCTACacagacaacaaaaataacaatcaATACATTtcactaaataaaaaatactctGTACAATGTACACAGAAATAActacaaaacaaactgaaaaactgCCAAAATACAATGTACATGAAAAGGCTGATCCTGTCTGACTGCCAAAAACAACTGTTAGATCTAGAGATAAGTTACATGGCCGCAGTTACTTATCAAGCCTTACTTACTAGATGTTGCTGAGTATCATTGAACCGGCCATGGATTAGTCCAAAGCAACCTTTGCACCTTAAGTCGGCAACACAAACTTAAACTCCAATACCTTGTAAGCTCCAGGCCTCTCCTCATGTTTCGCTACACTGTCTTCCCGGACCGTCTCAGTGAAAGCAGGCCAGGGTGAGGAGTGCTCATACTTGGATCGGCTGGAGAAAAGTGGGTGACCACACTTGGAGCATACATAGATCCCtgtcaga
The genomic region above belongs to Synchiropus splendidus isolate RoL2022-P1 chromosome 19, RoL_Sspl_1.0, whole genome shotgun sequence and contains:
- the LOC128751258 gene encoding methionine-R-sulfoxide reductase B1-A-like, whose amino-acid sequence is MSFCSFFGGEVYKDHFKTGIYVCSKCGHPLFSSRSKYEHSSPWPAFTETVREDSVAKHEERPGAYKVLCGKCGNGLGHEFANDGPSKGLSRFUIFSSSLKFIPKDKVDGQ